In one Nicotiana tomentosiformis chromosome 6, ASM39032v3, whole genome shotgun sequence genomic region, the following are encoded:
- the LOC104084872 gene encoding anaphase-promoting complex subunit 6 — protein sequence MREEEIERLRGVVRDCVSKHLYSSAIFFADKVAAITSDPADIYMQAQALYLGRHYRRAFHLLNASQIVLRDLRFRYLAAKCLEELKEWDQCLLMLGDAKVDEHGNITDTRECNSMYLDKDGEDREINILSAICFLRGKAYEALENRAQARLWYKAAIKADPLCYEALECLIENHMLACDEEKTLLSCLQFGPEDGWLSSFYSCLIKKYDKENVVEAKFRELEQGGPNTKTSEKSVLCTLKANTDLLACKAEYYHQCGEYQKCFELTSELLEKDPFHLKCTLVHLAAAMELGHSNELYLMACNLVKDYPQKALSWFAVGCYYYCIKKYDQARRYFSKSTSLDGTFASAWIGYGNAYAAQEEGDQAMSAYRTAARLFPGYHLPTLYIGMEYMRTHSFKLAEQFFMQAKSICPSDPLVYNELGVVAYHMKEYKKAVRWFEKTLAHIPSSLSEMWESTVINLAHSLRKLKRYNEAITYYERALALSTRSLSTYAGLAYTYHLQNNYTAAITYYHKALWLKPDDQFCTEMLTSALVDESRQGIDPMVESRCGGLFI from the exons ATGAGGGAAGAGGAAATAGAGAGGCTAAGAGGTGTAGTGAGGGATTGCGTGAGCAAACATTTGTATTCCTCAGCCATCTTCTTTGCTGACAAAGTGGCCGCAATTACTTCAGACCCAGCAGATATATACATGCAAGCACAAGCGTTGTATCTAGGTCGACACTATCGCCGTGCTTTCCACCTTCTCAATGCTTCCCAAATCGTCCTTCGTGACCTCCGCTTCCGTTACCTCGCCGCTAAGTGCCTT GAAGAGCTGAAGGAGTGGGATCAATGTCTTCTAATGCTGGGTGATGCTAAAGTGGATGAACATGGAAATATTACTGACACAAGGGAGTGCAATAGTATGTACTTAGACAAGGATGGTGAAGATCGCGAAATAAAT ATTTTATCAGCAATATGCTTTTTGAGGGGCAAGGCATATGAAGCTTTGGAGAATCGCGCACAGGCTCGGCTATG GTATAAAGCTGCTATCAAGGCTGATCCTTTGTGTTATGAG GCATTGGAATGTCTAATAGAGAATCACATGCTCGCTTGTGATGAAG AGAAAACCCTACTCTCATGTTTGCAATTTGGTCCTGAAGATGGGTGGCTCTCTTCGTTCTATTCTTGTTTGATAAAGAAG TACGATAAAGAAAATGTGGTGGAAGCCAAATTTAGAGAGCTGGAACAGGGTGGACCTAATACAAAGACGTCGGAAAAATCTGTTTTATGTACGCTTAAAGCCAACACTGATCTTTTGGCCTGCAAAGCCGAGTACTATCATCAATGCGGTGAATATCAAAAATGCTTTGAACTAACTTCTGA ATTGCTTGAAAAGGATCCATTCCATCTCAAGTGTACCCTGGTGCATTTGGCAGCAGCAATGGAGCTAGGGCATTCCAATGAGCTGTATCTTATGGCTTGCAATTTAGTGAAGGATTATCCTCAAAA GGCTCTCTCATGGTTTGCTGTTGGTTGCTACTACTATTGTATCAAGAAATATGACCAAGCACGACGCTATTTTAG TAAGTCAACAAGCTTGGATGGAACATTTGCTTCAGCTTGGATAGGCTATGGAAATGCTTATGCAGCTCAAGAAGAAGGAGACCAAGCAATGTCAGCTTACCGTACTGCTGCTAGATTATTTCCTGG GTACCATTTGCCTACTTTGTACATTGGAATGGAATATATGCGAACTCACAGCTTTAAACTGGCTGAGCAG TTTTTTATGCAGGCCAAGTCAATATGCCCCTCAGATCCACTTGTATATAATGAACTTGGAGTTGTTGCTTATCACATGAAGGA GTATAAGAAAGCAGTGCGGTGGTTTGAGAAAACATTGGCTCACATTCCATCTTCCTTAAGTGAGATGTGGGAATCAACTGTAATCAATCTGGCTCATTCCCTCAGAAAATTAAA GAGGTACAACGAAGCAATTACATATTATGAGAGAGCCCTTGCGTTGTCTACGAGAAGTTTAAGTACTTATGCAGGTCTTGCATACACTTATCACCTTCAG AACAATTACACTGCAGCTATTACATACTACCACAAG GCTTTGTGGCTCAAACCAGATGACCAATTCTGCACAGAAATGTTGACTTCAGCTCTGGTTGATGAAAGCCGCCAAGGGATTGACCCAATGGTTGAATCTCGCTGTGGCGGTCTATTTATCTAA